Proteins co-encoded in one Cytophaga hutchinsonii ATCC 33406 genomic window:
- a CDS encoding DMT family transporter, with translation MTAQENKSEKLLFTGIVVSMFFWGLSWPSGKVAASYGSPVTIVLIRYIVVFAGFLPVFFFMKAPLTIHRKGIPSLLAAGLLLSAYTYLFFYGLKNGLAGAGGVLVTTMNPIMAYSIGLVLNRKKPSRNETIGLVLGLVAGATLLKIWGSLDELFASGNIYFLLAAFVWAVMSRITSKASTYGSSMSFSLWMYLATVLIMIPFVNLTDLNNILHNADQYFWWNILFSGIFATSLATSYYFYATTTLGPEKASSFIFLVPVSAAVSSWVFLNETLLLHTIIGGVLGIAAVYMINRKKEIM, from the coding sequence TTGACTGCTCAGGAAAACAAATCAGAGAAATTACTTTTTACAGGTATTGTAGTGAGCATGTTTTTCTGGGGCTTAAGCTGGCCTTCCGGTAAAGTGGCGGCTTCTTATGGCTCTCCTGTTACTATTGTTCTGATCCGGTATATCGTTGTATTCGCAGGCTTCTTACCTGTATTCTTTTTTATGAAGGCACCGCTGACCATTCATAGAAAAGGCATTCCTTCATTACTGGCAGCCGGATTGTTATTGTCTGCTTACACCTATTTGTTTTTTTACGGATTGAAAAATGGCTTGGCCGGAGCAGGCGGTGTATTGGTTACAACGATGAATCCGATCATGGCTTATAGTATCGGATTGGTATTGAATAGAAAAAAGCCGTCACGGAATGAAACGATCGGATTGGTGCTGGGTTTAGTTGCCGGTGCAACCTTATTGAAAATATGGGGTAGTCTGGATGAACTCTTTGCATCCGGCAATATCTATTTTTTGCTGGCTGCCTTTGTATGGGCAGTGATGAGCCGGATCACGTCGAAAGCATCTACTTATGGCTCTTCTATGAGCTTCAGTTTATGGATGTACCTGGCAACAGTTTTAATTATGATTCCGTTTGTAAACCTTACAGACTTGAATAATATACTTCATAACGCGGATCAGTATTTCTGGTGGAACATTTTATTCAGCGGTATCTTTGCAACATCACTTGCTACGAGCTATTATTTTTACGCTACAACAACTCTCGGTCCGGAGAAAGCAAGCAGTTTTATTTTTTTAGTACCGGTTTCTGCAGCGGTGTCTTCTTGGGTATTCCTAAACGAAACATTATTGCTGCATACTATTATTGGCGGCGTGTTAGGCATTGCGGCAGTATATATGATCAATAGAAAAAAAGAAATTATGTGA
- a CDS encoding amylo-alpha-1,6-glucosidase, with the protein MLRLDKTAIQTDVHKLFYGSSSGKLWEGSEWLETNGLGGWAGSSLSGCNTRRYHGILVAATKPPTERTVLVNKLDEIIVLNDEWFHLSTNKYRESLSPQGYVHMAEFKKEFFPEFTFEVNGVVIRKTVVMLHGENTTVIIYNVLQAPTTFTFKLLPLISGRDYHSLHKANDVFDPACTFENGVFRTQPYPTSPEIFISIPNASLRNDPNWFYQFDYAVDRYRGLECEEDLFNHGTFSLSLNAGDSFGVILSTNDPAGRNAFDLYEQERVRRMGLLNGRTVNSTIEQLTLSANQFVVQRSESLKTVIAGYHWFTDWGRDTMIALPGLCLTTGRFDDAKRIIKAFAESVQNGMVPNRFKDGDEAPEYNNVDGTLWFFVAVYRYLQTTQDRNFVLNEILPVLKDIVDHHFKGTLYNIKVAEDGLLFAGETGQQLTWMDAKVGDWVVTPRMGKPVEIQALWYNTLKIFAYLLDTNNQAHDAVAIEASAQKVKDAFLSRFWNQDGNYLYDLIDENDQPNPSIRPNQLFAISLPFQLLEADKAQAVFYCVEEHLYTPVGLRSLSPHDHNYYGIYQGDWRRRDASYHQGTVWSWLLGPYVDVMMRVSGDHAHRLSQKVIYNFAYHLEESCIGSVSEIFDGDAPHYPRGCVAQAWGVAEVLRVIEEYNL; encoded by the coding sequence ATGTTACGATTAGATAAGACAGCCATTCAAACAGATGTTCACAAACTTTTTTATGGCTCTTCTTCAGGAAAGCTATGGGAAGGTTCCGAATGGCTTGAAACCAATGGTTTGGGCGGATGGGCCGGGAGTTCATTAAGCGGCTGTAATACCCGGAGATATCACGGTATCCTGGTTGCTGCTACCAAACCACCTACTGAGCGTACCGTATTGGTTAATAAATTAGATGAGATCATTGTTTTAAATGACGAATGGTTTCACTTAAGCACCAACAAATACAGAGAATCGCTTTCTCCTCAGGGCTATGTACACATGGCTGAATTTAAAAAAGAATTTTTTCCTGAATTTACGTTTGAAGTAAACGGTGTTGTGATCCGCAAAACAGTTGTTATGCTGCATGGCGAAAATACAACCGTAATCATTTACAATGTACTTCAGGCGCCCACAACATTTACATTTAAATTACTTCCTCTTATTTCCGGCAGAGATTATCATTCCCTTCATAAAGCAAATGATGTGTTTGATCCTGCCTGCACGTTTGAGAACGGCGTATTCAGGACACAACCTTATCCAACTTCACCGGAAATATTTATTTCCATACCCAATGCGTCGTTACGCAACGACCCGAACTGGTTCTATCAGTTTGATTATGCGGTTGACCGTTACAGAGGTTTAGAATGTGAAGAAGATCTGTTCAATCACGGTACCTTCTCCCTGTCACTTAATGCCGGCGATTCATTTGGTGTTATTCTTTCAACGAACGATCCTGCAGGCAGAAATGCTTTTGACTTATATGAGCAGGAAAGAGTGCGCAGAATGGGGCTTCTTAACGGCAGGACAGTTAATTCAACGATTGAACAATTAACGTTATCTGCCAATCAATTTGTCGTGCAGCGTTCTGAATCGTTAAAAACTGTAATAGCCGGTTACCACTGGTTTACAGATTGGGGCAGAGATACAATGATTGCATTGCCTGGGCTGTGTTTAACCACCGGCCGCTTTGATGATGCAAAAAGAATTATAAAAGCATTTGCAGAAAGCGTTCAGAATGGGATGGTGCCAAACCGTTTTAAAGATGGCGATGAAGCGCCGGAATACAACAACGTTGATGGTACGCTATGGTTCTTTGTAGCAGTATACCGTTACCTGCAAACTACTCAGGACCGCAACTTTGTTCTGAATGAGATTCTTCCTGTTTTAAAAGATATTGTTGATCATCATTTCAAAGGAACATTATACAACATTAAAGTTGCTGAAGATGGCCTGTTATTCGCGGGAGAAACCGGCCAGCAATTAACCTGGATGGATGCCAAGGTTGGCGACTGGGTTGTTACGCCACGTATGGGTAAGCCCGTTGAGATCCAGGCATTATGGTATAATACGTTAAAAATATTCGCGTATTTATTAGATACCAATAATCAGGCACACGATGCTGTGGCTATTGAAGCATCGGCACAGAAAGTAAAAGACGCGTTCTTGTCGCGCTTCTGGAACCAGGATGGCAATTATTTGTATGACCTGATTGATGAAAACGATCAGCCAAATCCATCTATCCGGCCGAATCAGCTTTTCGCTATCAGCCTTCCGTTCCAGCTTCTTGAAGCTGACAAGGCTCAGGCTGTTTTCTATTGTGTGGAAGAGCACTTATATACGCCTGTTGGTTTGCGGAGCTTAAGTCCGCACGACCATAATTATTATGGTATTTATCAGGGCGACTGGAGAAGGCGTGATGCATCGTATCACCAGGGAACTGTTTGGAGCTGGCTGCTTGGGCCATACGTTGATGTAATGATGCGTGTAAGCGGCGATCATGCACACCGTTTAAGCCAGAAAGTAATTTATAATTTTGCTTATCACCTGGAAGAAAGCTGCATCGGCAGTGTTTCTGAAATCTTTGACGGAGACGCGCCGCACTACCCGCGCGGCTGTGTAGCTCAAGCCTGGGGTGTTGCAGAAGTATTAAGGGTTATTGAAGAATACAATTTATAA
- a CDS encoding GH1 family beta-glucosidase: MILSEPKASLEKDASTLYAYKKQLDASFVWGVSASAYQTEGAYNIDGKGPSIWDTFTNENKNKIKDRKNANIACDFYSRYEDDLKLMQSLGINHFRFSISWSRILPSGTGEINPAGIAFYDRLIDTCLRYGITPWVTLYHWDLPQALEKRGGWTNREVVNWFTGYVAICVKHFGDRVQHWMVMNEPMVFVGAGYFLGLHAPGRRGMKNFLPAIHHAVLSMCEGARAIKSIYPNATVGTTFSCSHIEPYRNIEKDHLAAYKVDALLNRMFIEPTLGMGYPIDTLKPLQNIHQYILPGDEYKMKYDFDFIGVQNYTREFVKHSWFTPYLNARLITAPNRKVPHTLMNWEVYPESIYHMIRKFDAYPGIKKILITENGAAFEDTHHESLISDHLRTTYLQDHIEQVLRARAEGSKVDGYFVWTWTDNFEWAEGYHPRFGLIYTDFKNQNRIVKESGLWYGSFIRE; the protein is encoded by the coding sequence ATGATACTTTCTGAGCCTAAAGCATCTTTAGAAAAAGATGCTTCGACTTTATATGCGTATAAAAAACAACTGGATGCTTCTTTCGTTTGGGGCGTATCTGCCTCAGCGTATCAAACAGAAGGAGCCTATAACATAGATGGTAAAGGTCCTTCCATATGGGATACCTTTACAAATGAAAATAAAAATAAGATCAAGGACAGAAAAAACGCAAACATTGCCTGCGATTTTTATTCCCGTTATGAAGATGATCTGAAACTCATGCAATCGCTGGGCATCAATCATTTTCGTTTTTCAATTTCCTGGTCGCGCATCCTGCCTTCGGGCACGGGTGAGATTAATCCGGCAGGCATTGCTTTTTACGATCGTTTAATTGATACCTGTCTGCGTTACGGCATCACACCCTGGGTAACCCTTTATCACTGGGACTTACCGCAGGCGCTGGAAAAGCGTGGCGGCTGGACGAACAGAGAAGTTGTAAACTGGTTTACCGGATATGTTGCCATATGCGTCAAACACTTTGGTGACCGCGTGCAGCACTGGATGGTAATGAATGAACCGATGGTGTTTGTTGGTGCAGGTTATTTTTTAGGCTTACATGCACCCGGCCGCAGAGGCATGAAAAATTTTCTTCCCGCTATCCACCATGCCGTATTAAGTATGTGCGAAGGTGCACGTGCTATCAAATCCATTTATCCCAATGCTACAGTAGGTACTACATTTTCCTGCTCACACATTGAGCCTTACCGCAATATTGAGAAAGATCACCTGGCTGCGTATAAAGTAGATGCGCTGTTAAACCGTATGTTCATTGAACCAACGCTTGGTATGGGCTATCCGATTGATACCTTAAAACCCCTGCAGAATATTCATCAGTATATTCTGCCCGGCGATGAGTATAAGATGAAATATGATTTTGATTTTATTGGTGTTCAGAATTATACACGTGAATTTGTAAAACATTCCTGGTTTACGCCTTACCTGAATGCGCGCCTTATCACGGCCCCAAACCGGAAGGTGCCGCATACCTTAATGAACTGGGAAGTTTATCCGGAATCTATTTATCATATGATCAGAAAATTTGATGCGTATCCTGGCATTAAAAAAATCCTGATCACAGAGAATGGCGCTGCCTTTGAAGACACACATCACGAGAGTCTAATATCCGATCATTTACGGACCACGTATTTGCAGGATCATATTGAACAGGTTTTACGTGCGCGGGCCGAAGGCTCAAAAGTTGATGGGTATTTTGTCTGGACCTGGACAGATAATTTTGAATGGGCGGAAGGCTATCATCCGCGCTTTGGCTTGATATACACCGACTTTAAAAATCAAAACAGAATTGTAAAAGAATCAGGTCTCTGGTATGGTTCTTTTATTCGGGAATAA
- a CDS encoding glycosyltransferase family protein, translating to MKILYAIQGTGNGHLSRSMDIVPLLQKKGDVDILVSGVQGDLALPFPVKYQFKGLSFIFGKKGGVDMFKTFMKLKSKRLYNEIKQLPIHEYDLVINDFEPVSAWACYGADKPCISLSHQAAVLNAKSPKPSNFDLLGQTILRYYAPTTHQYGFHFERYDKNIFTPVIRQQIRAAHIENLGHYTVYLPSYDDERLIKSLSRFKHIQWQVFSKHNTTPVTEKNVHILPIQNELFIKSMSTAEGVICGAGFETPAEALFMGKKLLVIPMKGQYEQHCNAAALAEMGVPVIKSLKKKHYAVIEQWLENDSRIEVDYPDITERIIEQIFTKFNPAASILDIAQKWEKELDL from the coding sequence ATGAAAATACTGTACGCCATACAAGGCACGGGAAATGGCCATTTGAGCCGTTCAATGGACATCGTTCCTTTATTACAAAAAAAAGGTGATGTCGATATTTTAGTAAGCGGTGTTCAGGGAGACCTTGCACTACCTTTTCCGGTAAAATATCAGTTTAAGGGATTAAGTTTTATTTTCGGCAAAAAAGGAGGTGTTGACATGTTCAAGACCTTTATGAAATTAAAATCGAAACGCCTTTACAACGAAATAAAACAATTACCCATTCACGAATACGATCTGGTGATCAATGATTTTGAACCCGTAAGTGCCTGGGCATGTTATGGCGCAGACAAGCCCTGCATTTCCTTAAGTCACCAGGCTGCTGTATTAAATGCAAAATCTCCAAAGCCTTCAAATTTTGATCTTCTTGGCCAGACAATTCTGCGGTATTATGCGCCTACCACACACCAGTATGGGTTTCATTTTGAACGCTACGATAAAAATATTTTTACGCCTGTTATCCGCCAGCAGATACGCGCGGCACACATTGAAAACCTTGGTCACTACACCGTCTATCTGCCTTCTTATGACGATGAACGCTTAATAAAAAGTTTATCCCGGTTTAAACATATTCAATGGCAGGTATTTTCAAAACACAATACCACACCTGTTACTGAAAAAAATGTGCACATTCTTCCTATCCAGAATGAACTGTTCATTAAAAGTATGTCAACCGCTGAAGGCGTTATCTGCGGTGCAGGTTTTGAAACACCTGCCGAAGCTCTGTTTATGGGGAAAAAACTGTTAGTCATTCCAATGAAAGGGCAGTACGAACAACATTGCAATGCAGCCGCATTGGCAGAGATGGGCGTGCCTGTTATTAAAAGTTTGAAAAAGAAACACTACGCCGTAATAGAACAGTGGCTCGAAAACGATTCACGCATTGAAGTGGATTATCCCGATATCACCGAACGTATTATTGAACAGATCTTCACAAAATTCAATCCCGCGGCAAGTATATTAGACATTGCACAGAAATGGGAAAAAGAGCTTGACCTTTAA
- a CDS encoding UDP-2,3-diacylglucosamine diphosphatase, with translation MKTHYRTIVLSDIHLGTSSSKAKEVSNFLKNHTCDTLLLNGDIIDGWQLQKYGKWKKSHTRFFRRVIKMTEQNKTKVYYLRGNHDDFLDTILPLSFGNIHIDREYIHQGATGKMYYVVHGDVFDTVTSQLKWIAKLGDVGYTFLLWLNKHYNNYRVKRGLPYYSLSQAVKQKVKTAVSYISDFEMQLADLARSRKCDGVICGHIHQPAIKEYNGIEYLNSGDWVETLSALVETIHGEWKLIYYNQAFDEDRDSTEDADDPLFVFENMARFSKDVTIYKPRYSAFNGMNPADNLATNNQ, from the coding sequence ATGAAAACACATTACAGAACCATAGTGCTTTCAGATATACATTTAGGAACTTCGAGTTCGAAGGCGAAAGAAGTATCTAATTTTTTAAAAAACCACACGTGTGATACGTTATTGCTTAATGGAGACATCATTGATGGCTGGCAATTGCAGAAGTATGGCAAATGGAAAAAATCACATACGCGTTTTTTCCGTAGGGTGATTAAAATGACCGAACAGAATAAAACGAAAGTATATTACCTGCGCGGCAATCACGATGATTTTTTAGATACCATCCTGCCTTTATCTTTCGGCAACATTCATATTGACCGGGAATACATTCACCAGGGTGCAACAGGTAAAATGTATTACGTTGTGCATGGAGATGTATTTGATACGGTAACTTCACAGTTAAAATGGATTGCAAAACTGGGCGATGTAGGCTATACATTTTTATTGTGGCTGAACAAACACTATAATAACTACCGCGTTAAGCGTGGCCTTCCATATTATTCCTTATCACAGGCCGTAAAACAAAAAGTTAAAACGGCAGTTTCATATATATCCGATTTTGAAATGCAGCTGGCAGATCTGGCACGCTCAAGAAAGTGTGACGGTGTAATCTGCGGACACATTCACCAGCCGGCGATTAAAGAATATAACGGTATTGAATATCTCAATTCAGGTGACTGGGTAGAAACACTTTCTGCACTGGTTGAAACGATCCATGGAGAATGGAAGTTGATTTATTACAACCAGGCGTTTGATGAAGACCGTGATAGTACAGAAGATGCAGATGACCCATTGTTTGTGTTTGAAAACATGGCACGTTTTTCAAAAGATGTAACCATTTACAAACCCAGATATTCAGCTTTTAATGGTATGAACCCGGCCGACAACCTGGCTACAAACAATCAATAA
- a CDS encoding T9SS type A sorting domain-containing protein, whose translation MSISTSLGHFIDLQLFANSYQLVNIKVYNLIGEKKLSLWEELNKGENKISIDVSGLSKGTYRITISYLNEKLKEERFTLY comes from the coding sequence ATGTCAATTTCAACTTCGCTAGGACATTTCATTGATTTACAACTTTTTGCTAACAGCTATCAATTGGTCAACATTAAAGTCTATAATCTGATAGGCGAAAAAAAATTATCTCTTTGGGAAGAATTGAACAAAGGTGAGAATAAGATCTCTATTGATGTTTCCGGGTTATCAAAAGGAACCTACCGGATCACTATTTCTTATTTAAATGAGAAATTAAAAGAAGAACGCTTTACGTTATATTGA
- a CDS encoding DUF2490 domain-containing protein has protein sequence MKKLIVTVALSIAGLLCAYAQTPAPSQSFADHPRAYTHRNSFWTEYNINGSIDSLQRWQYQVDYQYRRMADASYIKDGDQGNIFKNPYQQVLRPWIHYWVIPKKLRFSLSPIGYWITWTPPQEGSAYKIDGQDKGQAVFPEFRICPQITVNSQLGRLLFSNRYRYEFRYIGNRTQSTNFMDDLGDGFSFYPNAIGSGNGSSHQGRLRWQIRAQLLLNSSKMQKNTVYINAWNELFIGTGKHVDFNKMLNQNRTVALFGWKLPTQYPIRIEAGITYQVNYLYNIDVVPTQPDISYNKRNVEANTAYTIYVIFDEFHTLFKKNGRKPQDEPKFPHPAER, from the coding sequence ATGAAAAAACTTATTGTAACAGTAGCCCTGTCAATCGCAGGATTACTATGTGCTTACGCGCAAACCCCAGCTCCATCACAAAGCTTTGCAGACCATCCCCGGGCCTATACGCATAGAAACTCGTTCTGGACCGAGTACAACATCAACGGATCAATCGATTCATTGCAAAGATGGCAGTACCAGGTAGATTATCAATACCGCAGAATGGCTGATGCCAGCTACATCAAAGATGGTGATCAGGGAAACATTTTTAAAAATCCATATCAGCAGGTATTAAGACCGTGGATTCACTACTGGGTAATTCCTAAAAAACTTCGTTTCTCTTTATCTCCTATTGGATACTGGATCACATGGACTCCGCCGCAGGAAGGCAGTGCTTATAAGATTGACGGCCAGGATAAGGGACAGGCAGTATTTCCTGAATTCAGAATCTGTCCGCAGATAACCGTAAACAGTCAGTTAGGGCGGTTATTATTTTCAAACCGCTACAGGTACGAATTCAGATACATCGGTAACAGAACACAATCCACAAATTTTATGGATGATCTGGGTGATGGTTTCAGCTTTTACCCGAATGCTATCGGTTCAGGAAACGGCAGCAGCCACCAGGGCAGGTTACGTTGGCAGATACGTGCGCAGTTATTACTCAACAGTTCTAAAATGCAAAAGAACACCGTCTATATAAATGCATGGAATGAATTGTTTATAGGAACAGGGAAGCACGTTGACTTCAACAAAATGCTGAATCAAAACAGAACCGTTGCGTTGTTTGGCTGGAAGCTGCCTACACAATACCCGATCCGTATTGAAGCAGGTATTACCTATCAGGTAAACTATCTGTACAACATTGATGTAGTGCCTACGCAGCCGGATATTTCATACAACAAAAGGAACGTTGAAGCAAACACAGCATATACAATCTATGTGATCTTTGATGAGTTTCATACGTTGTTTAAAAAGAATGGAAGAAAACCTCAGGATGAACCTAAGTTCCCGCACCCTGCTGAAAGATAG
- a CDS encoding porin, with translation MKKIIGAAVLWIAGMVCAQAQSLAAKDSVIATPTTSSITASDTKPAETKKKNWYEVISLRGYAQFRYNRLLETNSDLKCDQCDKSIGNNGGFFFRRARLVFSGNIHERVFIYIQTDVATNATAGSTLGLNYLQIRDFYGDIYLTKDRKLRARVGISKVPFGFENLQSSQNRVAFDRTDGMNSSVYNERDLGVFFYFTPDKIKERFKYLVDSGLKGTGDYGVFGFGMYNGQTANRSELNNSLHTVMRATYPFQVNEKQILELGIQGYSGLFHVGEAVSPANVALEGNNQDYTDQRVAASVTLYPQPFGVQAEYMYGRGPVYQYNGPMAAVMHEIITGRNEGGYLQIMYMRKIKNMTVTPYTRGQYFFGGKKPELDARRHIVKELEMGIEFQIIKQLEVTLAYTISDRVFEDSRNPVNHQKGNFMRMQLQLNF, from the coding sequence ATGAAAAAGATTATTGGAGCAGCAGTGTTGTGGATTGCAGGTATGGTTTGTGCGCAGGCACAATCGCTTGCGGCAAAGGATTCTGTTATTGCTACACCAACCACTTCTTCTATTACAGCTTCAGACACAAAACCTGCTGAAACGAAAAAGAAAAATTGGTATGAAGTGATAAGTTTAAGAGGGTATGCGCAATTTCGTTATAACCGGTTGCTGGAAACAAATTCAGACCTTAAGTGTGATCAATGTGATAAAAGTATCGGGAACAACGGTGGCTTTTTCTTTCGCAGAGCACGCCTTGTATTCAGCGGAAATATTCACGAACGGGTTTTTATATACATTCAGACAGACGTAGCAACAAATGCTACAGCGGGCTCTACGCTTGGGTTAAATTACCTTCAGATCAGAGATTTCTACGGCGATATTTATTTAACCAAAGACCGGAAATTACGGGCACGAGTTGGTATCAGTAAGGTGCCGTTTGGTTTTGAAAACCTGCAGTCGTCTCAAAACAGAGTTGCATTTGACCGTACAGATGGTATGAACAGCTCTGTGTACAATGAGCGCGACCTGGGTGTGTTTTTTTATTTTACACCGGACAAAATAAAGGAACGGTTCAAATACCTGGTAGATTCGGGACTAAAAGGGACAGGCGATTATGGTGTGTTTGGTTTTGGAATGTACAATGGACAAACAGCAAACAGAAGTGAGCTGAACAACTCGCTGCATACAGTGATGCGTGCTACCTATCCCTTTCAAGTAAATGAGAAACAAATACTGGAATTAGGCATACAGGGATATTCAGGGTTGTTCCATGTAGGAGAGGCTGTTTCCCCTGCAAACGTAGCGCTGGAAGGCAACAATCAGGATTACACCGATCAACGTGTGGCCGCTTCGGTAACGTTGTATCCGCAGCCTTTCGGGGTACAGGCAGAATATATGTATGGCAGAGGGCCGGTATATCAATATAACGGACCAATGGCGGCCGTAATGCATGAAATTATTACCGGTAGAAACGAAGGCGGTTATCTGCAGATTATGTATATGAGAAAAATTAAAAACATGACGGTAACCCCTTATACAAGAGGGCAGTATTTTTTTGGCGGGAAAAAGCCGGAATTGGATGCCCGTCGCCATATTGTTAAAGAACTTGAAATGGGTATTGAATTTCAGATCATTAAGCAATTAGAAGTAACCCTTGCATATA